In one Yarrowia lipolytica chromosome 1A, complete sequence genomic region, the following are encoded:
- a CDS encoding uncharacterized protein (Compare to YALI0A10439g, similar to uniprot|Q9P8F7 Yarrowia lipolytica Triacylglycerol lipase precursor), producing the protein MRSDRYNTTMIILLLFLSVALSSPIMLDRFGDSMNSMIRGNNEAYESGETCGVSQEFEQRLVRYMWFNNVAPCVPEKLQHPFKCIARGCKELGKHTELVDIFTHSDNLFDRTISGFVALDHKHKEIILALRGTQDVNDWVTDLHLRLVELHPEHLGVSNFNCRNCQVDLGFLKGYLHSFPAVDSIVQRLTEKYPNYQLVITGHSLGGTAATLFGLNYRLNGYSPLVFSAGAPALGNKQFANFADRVFWGSQNPNTLKVKERDIKFCRMTHLGDFVPRFPFWNGYQQMSGEVFINDVRGIYPPRETLQRCNGQQNRQCSFGDQYRKLEMNFKPHSAYLVPGSKCSLSGGRELTFGEVHSAANDTNKDSDTDIEPDIEPILIPVVQID; encoded by the coding sequence ATGCGTAGTGACCGCTACAATACAACAATGATTATTCtacttctttttctctctgTCGCATTAAGTAGTCCAATTATGTTGGACCGGTTTGGCGATAGTATGAACAGCATGATACGAGGCAACAATGAGGCGTATGAGAGCGGCGAGACATGTGGGGTGTCCCAGGAGTTTGAACAGCGGCTCGTGCGGTACATGTGGTTCAACAATGTGGCTCCATGTGTCCCCGAGAAGCTCCAACATCCATTCAAGTGCATAGCCAGAGGCTGCAAGGAGCTGGGGAAACATACAGAGTTGGTCGACATTTTTACTCATTCAGACAACTTGTTTGATCGCACAATTTCAGGATTTGTGGCGTTGGATcacaagcacaaggagATTATTCTGGCGTTGAGAGGCACTCAGGATGTCAACGACTGGGTGACAGACCTGCATCTGAGGCTAGTGGAGCTCCATCCTGAGCATCTGGGAGTATCAAACTTCAACTGTCGCAACTGCCAGGTTGACCTGGGCTTTCTCAAGGGATATTTGCATTCGTTCCCTGCTGTTGACAGTATTGTTCAGCGTCTGACTGAAAAGTACCCCAACTACCAACTGGTGATTACGGGCCATTCACTTGGAGGCACTGCAGCTACGCTATTTGGACTTAACTACCGACTCAATGGCTATTCTCCTCTAGTTTTTTCGGCTGGAGCTCCGGCACTGGGAAACAAGCAGTTTGCCAACTTTGCCGACCGAGTCTTCTGGGGATCTCAGAACCCCAACACgctcaaggtcaaggagagAGATATCAAGTTCTGTCGCATGACCCATCTAGGTGACTTTGTGCCTCGGTTTCCCTTCTGGAACGGGTACCAACAAATGTCTGGAGAGGTGTTTATCAACGACGTGCGAGGTATCTATCCACCCAGGGAGACACTCCAGCGATGCAACGGGCAACAAAACAGACAGTGCTCGTTCGGAGACCAGTACCGCAAGCTGGAAATGAACTTCAAGCCCCACTCGGCGTACTTGGTGCCTGGAAGCAAGTGTTCGCTCAGTGGTGGGAGAGAGTTGACATTCGGAGAAGTTCATTCAGCAGCGAATGACACAAACAAGGactcagacacagacattGAACCAGACATTGAACCAATCTTGATACCTGTCGTGCAAATAGACTAA